The following proteins come from a genomic window of Lolium rigidum isolate FL_2022 chromosome 5, APGP_CSIRO_Lrig_0.1, whole genome shotgun sequence:
- the LOC124652423 gene encoding transcription factor WRKY19-like has product MENVMNGNGGGSRLVVTELSHIKELVKQLDVHLGGSPDLCKDLAAQIFTVTEKSISMIKSGHFDFDGRKRSATGAGAGLDSPPLSATPSPLSGVSDMPFKTNKKRKMDKGKRQIRVSSAGGGADAPEDDGFSWRKYGQKDILGAQHPRAYYRCTHQKTQGCAATKQVQRADEDPTLYDVIYNGDHTCVHKATAVPVATAKSQPEIALSLLQSLKVETEGFTPRAQQGWSATTPFSFSSPAVSGLTPSTPENCFWQGVSTPTSLEPSPATSGSNHLSMRVQCELDTMVSAFMAATSMPPPAMEDTPFSLDGIDLDFDISCFFASDC; this is encoded by the exons ATGGAGAACGTGATGAATGGCAATGGAGGAGGGAGCCGCCTTGTGGTGACCGAGCTGAGCCACATCAAGGAGCTGGTGAAGCAGCTCGACGTTCATCTGGGAGGCTCCCCGGACCTGTGCAAGGACCTGGCCGCGCAGATCTTCACCGTCACCGAGAAGTCCATCAGCATGATCAAGTCCGGGCACTTCGACTTCGACGGCCGGAAGCGCTCcgccaccggcgccggcgccggcctcgACTCGCCGCCGCTTTCCGCGACGCCCAGTCCCCTCAGTGGCGTCTCCGACATGCCTTTCAAGACCAACAAGAAGAG GAAGATGGACAAAGGGAAGCGCCAGATTCGGGTGAGCTCGGCAGGAGGGGGAGCGGATGCCCCAGAGGACGATGGCTTCAGCTGGAGGAAGTACGGCCAGAAGGACATCCTTGGAGCCCAGCATCCGAG GGCATACTACCGTTGCACGCACCAAAAAACTCAGGGATGCGCGGCGACGAAGCAGGTGCAGCGCGCCGACGAGGATCCGACGCTCTACGACGTGATCTACAACGGCGACCACACCTGCGTTCACAAGGCCACGGCGGTGCCGGTGGCGACGGCCAAGTCGCAGCCGGAGATCGCGCTAAGCCTTCTGCAGAGCCTGAAGGTGGAGACCGAGGGGTTCACGCCGCGGGCTCAGCAGGGCTGGAGCGCCACCACGCCCTTCAGCTTCTCCTCGCCGGCGGTGAGCGGCCTGACGCCGTCGACGCCCGAAAACTGTTTCTGGCAGGGCGTGTCGACGCCCACGTCCCTTGAaccgtcgccggcgacctcggGCTCGAACCACCTCTCCATGAGGGTGCAGTGTGAGCTTGACACGATGGTGTCTGCGTTCATGGCAGCCACGAGCATGCCACCGCCTGCCATGGAGGATACCCCCTTCTCGCTAGATGGAATCGATCTGGATTTCGACATTTCTTGCTTCTTCGCATCAGATTGTTGA
- the LOC124654926 gene encoding cytochrome B5-like protein gives MEIIILISLVVLLVLGALFVIPRSISKGKGKEAHSGGTGTASRSYSKKDVSTHNTRKDCWIIIKDKVYDVTSYVEEHPGGDAILNNAGADSTEGFFGPQHGTRVFDIIEDFCIGELKD, from the exons ATGGAAATTATCATCCTCATCTCACTTGTTGTGCTTCTTGTACTGGGAGCACTCTTTGTTATTCCAAGATCCATCAGCAAAG GTAAAGGAAAGGAAGCACATTCAGGAGGAACTGGAACG GCATCTAGGAGCTATTCAAAGAAAGATGTATCAACTCACAACACAAGGAAGGATTGTTGGATCATAATCAAGGACAAG GTTTATGATGTAACTTCATATGTGGAGGAGCATCCAGGTGGTGATGCCATTCTAAACAATGCTGGTGCTGATTCGACAGAGGGATTTTTCGG GCCGCAACATGGCACAAGAGTCTTCGATATCATTGAGGATTTTTGCATCGGCGAATTGAAAGACTGA
- the LOC124656727 gene encoding L-type lectin-domain containing receptor kinase IX.1-like, with product MAMVMKRASKCLVLLGFPYSILLISSCLSHGTSLSFNYNFSDPNVLAAANLKYFNDSVPAIDRIDLTNSSRSWSTGRVAHGQPVNLWDDSTGRVASFTTNFTFLVKPVNSSSPASDGMAFFVEPYPSTMPMDATGGFLALFNNRDNKGNAFPPTLGVEFDAFHNEWDPNGTNNHLGINVNDIRSKEYTPLPDGSFNGTMSVSIKYDAKATTLSATLQFIDPPGETAHILSANIDLRAEVGLPQNVSIGFSAAIGDLVEEHRILSWSFNSTLTDVTYPKTKNIRLIAGLVSASIFLLVTIAAWFSYRQYLGKKGIRRQEASVAVPLDQDMDKEFAGNGPRRFSYNELSRATQGFSDKEKLGEGGFGAVYRGLLHDQGLHVAIKRVSKTSNQGRREYIAEVTTIGRLRHRNLVQLIGWCHKAEELLLVYELMQNGSLNDHLYDSKKMLTWQVRYKIIVGMGSALMYLHQEWEQCVVHRDIKPSNVMLDSSFNAKLGDFGLARLVDHSRGGYTTMIAGTKGYMDPESVMSGRASAETDVYSFGVVLLEVACGRRPVVPELHDENRVVLVDWVRDLYRTGTLLDAADARLDGDFDAPEMERTLVVGLWCVHSDYGFRPSIRQAMSVLQFEAPPPDLPPVTMYAPPRGGYGSSYMSSTVGTSSTGGRSSTSDQTTNNRSFATADATSSTGPIASTTSQNTGTTEHVQSTHSS from the exons ATggccatggtgatgaagagagccAGCAAGTGCCTTGTCCTCCTCGGCTTCCCCTACTCGATCTTActcatatctagctgcctttctcATGGCACCTCGCTTAGCTTCAATTACAACTTCTCCGATCCCAACGTCCTCGCCGCTGCCAACCTCAAGTACTTCAACGACTCTGTCCCCGCCATCGACCGGATCGACCTGACCAACTCCTCCAGAAGCTGGAGCACCGGCCGGGTAGCCCACGGGCAGCCGGTGAATCTCTGGGATGACAGCACCGGCAGGGTCGCCAGCTTCACCACCAACTTCACCTTCCTCGTCAAGCCCGTCAACAGCAGCAGTCCGGCAA GTGATGGAATGGCATTCTTTGTGGAGCCCTACCCATCAACTATGCCGATGGACGCAACCGGGGGCTTCCTCGCGCTTTTCAACAACCGTGACAATAAGGGAAACGCATTCCCGCCTACGCTCGGCGTGGAATTTGATGCATTCCATAACGAATGGGATCCTAATGGTACCAACAACCACCTTGGCATTAACGTCAACGACATTAGATCAAAAGAGTACACACCATTGCCAGATGGGAGCTTCAACGGGACCATGTCAGTATCTATCAAGTACGACGCCAAAGCAACCACGCTCTCAGCCACCTTGCAGTTCATCGACCCACCGGGTGAGACTGCACACATCCTTAGCGCAAATATCGACCTTCGGGCTGAGGTCGGTCTGCCGCAAAATGTGTCAATCGGATTCTCGGCGGCGATCGGGGACCTCGTCGAGGAGCATCGGATTCTTTCTTGGTCGTTCAATTCCACTCTGACCG ATGTCACATATCCAAAGACAAAAAACATACGTCTCATAGCCGGGCTAGTCTCCGCTAGCATCTTCCTATTGGTCACCATAGCCGCATGGTTCAGTTATCGCCAATACCTGGGAAAGAAGGGTATACGCAGGCAAGAAGCTTCGGTTGCAGTCCCTCTCGACCAAGATATGGACAAGGAGTTCGCGGGCAATGGGCCTCGGAGATTCAGTTACAACGAGCTATCACGGGCGACACAAGGATTCTCGGACAAGGAGAAGCTCGGCGAAGGTGGGTTTGGGGCAGTCTACCGAGGTTTGTTACACGACCAGGGACTCCATGTGGCCATCAAGCGGGTCTCCAAGACATCCAACCAAGGAAGGAGGGAGTACATTGCGGAGGTTACCACCATCGGCCGGCTGAGGCATCGCAACCTTGTCCAACTCATCGGTTGGTGCCACAAGGCCGAGGAGCTCCTACTCGTCTATGAGCTCATGCAAAATGGCAGCCTCAACGACCATCTCTACGATTCCAAGAAAATGCTAACATGGCAAGTCAG GTACAAGATCATTGTTGGCATGGGCTCTGCGCTGATGTACCTGCACCAGGAGTGGGAGCAGTGTGTGGTGCACAGGGACATCAAGCCGAGCAACGTGATGCTCGACTCGTCGTTCAACGCTAAGCTGGGGGACTTTGGTCTCGCGCGCCTCGTCGACCATAGCCGCGGCGGATACACGACGATGATTGCCGGCACCAAGGGATACATGGACCCGGAGTCCGTGATGTCCGGCCGGGCCAGCGCCGAGACCGACGTGTATAGCTTCGGGGTCGTCCTCCTCGAGGTCGCCTGCGGCCGGAGGCCCGTCGTCCCGGAGCTGCATGACGAGAACAGGGTCGTGCTTGTCGACTGGGTTCGTGACCTGTACCGGACGGGCACTCTGCTCGACGCTGCGGACGCCCGGCTCGACGGCGACTTCGACGCGCCGGAGATGGAGCGCACGCTGGTCGTGGGCCTCTGGTGTGTGCACTCGGACTACGGCTTCCGGCCGTCCATTCGGCAAGCCATGAGCGTGCTCCAGTTCGAGGCGCCGCCACCGGATCTCCCTCCGGTAACGATGTACGCGCCGCCACGCGGAGGGTACGGGTCGAGCTACATGTCGTCAACTGTTGGTACTTCCAGCACCGGCGGACGCTCGTCGACAAGTGACCAGACGACGAACAACCGTTCTTTTGCAACTGCCGACGCTACGAGCAGCACGGGGCCGATAGCGTCCACGACGAGCCAGAACACCGGCACGACTGAGCATGTTCAGTCCACACACTCTTCCTAG